The following coding sequences lie in one Apium graveolens cultivar Ventura chromosome 3, ASM990537v1, whole genome shotgun sequence genomic window:
- the LOC141712065 gene encoding protein farnesyltransferase subunit beta has translation MAETTLTRTQEDQWITQGQVFQIYSHFDNLPPTQQYLRLQLFRDEHIEFLTKGLRYLAPSFSVLDANRPWLCYWILHSISLLGDSVDDDLEDRAIDFLNRCQDKNGGYGGGPGQLPHLATTYAAVNSLVTLGGQKSLSSINRGKLYSFLLRMKDKNGGFRMHDGGEIDVRACYTAISVASILNILDDELIENVGNYILSCQTYEGGIAGEPGSEAHGGYTFCGLATMILIKQVNRLDLASLTDWMVFRQGLEGGFQGRTNKLVDGCYSFWQGGASALIQRLQSIVDEQVLVSDEVEEIESDSSKSSADLSEEEHCLSGTSPHADEHCSNEKDSAGLQNPSDQVNSDWFGVSSIGTRGNAEIEPLFHCIELQRYILLCSQVEGGFRDKPGKYRDHYHTCYCLSGLSVCQYSWSSNVDSPPLPAAVFGNYSKNLLEPIHPVYNIVFERYKEAREFFMLPS, from the exons ATGGCAGAGACAACATTGACCAGGACGCAAGAAGATCAATGGATTACCCAGGGTCAAGTTTTTCAAATTTACTCTCATTTTGATAATCTCCCTCCTACTCAACAATACCTCAg GCTACAGCTTTTTCGCGACGAGCACATCGAGTTTCTCACTAAAGGCCTTCGATATCTCGCTCCTTCCTTCTCTGTTTTGGATGCCAA TCGTCCTTGGCTTTGCTACTGGATTCTTCACTCAATTTCATTACTCGGAGACTCCGTTGATGATGATCTGGAGGACAGAGCTATTGATTTTCTGAATCGCTGCCAG GATAAGAATGGTGGATATGGCGGTGGGCCTGGACAG CTTCCACATCTCGCTACAACTTATGCTGCAGTAAATTCACTTGTTACATTGGGTGGCCAAAAGTCATTGTCATCTATCAATAG AGGTAAGTTGTATTCATTTTTGCTGCGAATGAAAGACAAGAATGGCGGATTCAG GATGCATGATGGTGGAGAAATTGATGTTCGCGCTTGCTACACTGCCATTTCA GTTGCAAGTATTTTGAATATATTGGATGATGAGCTGATTGAGAATGTTGGAAATTACATTTTAAG TTGTCAGACCTATGAAGGCGGAATTGCTGGAGAACCTGGCTCTGAAGCTCATGGTGG CTATACCTTTTGTGGGTTGGCCACAATGATTTTGATCAAGCAGGTCAACCGTTTGGACTTGGCCAGTTTAACT GATTGGATGGTTTTTAGACAAGGATTGGAAGGTGGTTTTCAAGGGCGCACAAATAAGTTGGTTGATGGTTGCTACTCATTTTGGCAG GGAGGAGCATCAGCATTGATACAAAGATTACAATCAATAGTTGACGAGCAAGTTTTGGTGTCTGATGAAGTAGAAGAAATTGAATCAGATAGCTCCAAAAGTTCTGCTGATTTGAGTGAAGAAGAACACTGCCTCAGTGGGACTTCGCCTCATGCTGATGAACATTGCTCTAACGAGAAAGATA GTGCTGGACTGCAGAATCCTTCTGATCAAGTAAATTCTGACTGGTTTGGTGTTAGTTCCATTGGTACAAGAGGAAATGCAGAAATAGAGCCTCTATTCCATTGCATTGAGTTGCAGCGATATATTCTATTATGCTCTCAG GTCGAGGGAGGGTTTAGGGACAAACCTGGAAAGTATAGAGACCACTACCACACATGCTATTGTTTAAGCGGCTTATCAGTCTGTCAGTATAGCTGGTCCAGTAATGTTGATTCCCCGCCCTTGCCTGCAGCTGTATTCGGAAATTATTCTAAAAATCTCTTGGAACCCATCCATCCAGTGTATAATATTGTCTTTGAGCGGTACAAAGAAGCGCGGGAGTTCTTCATGTTGCCTTCATAG